In Flavobacterium gelatinilyticum, a genomic segment contains:
- a CDS encoding head GIN domain-containing protein, with amino-acid sequence MIKIIIHITKFFIAAITALLFASCNLNMNSIEGSGNVTTEKRFVQGDFKNIEVSNAIDLVVEQSDSVSIKVEADDNLQKEIITKVENGTLVIKCKFSSFRNVTQKKVTVRIPSIEKIEASSASTVRSINVLHGEDIKLEASSAASMNVDVESDDVSCNSSSGSSIDIKGKALKVKTSASSGSSIQAGELLANDIDAEVSSGAVIHVHPILRLKAQASSGGNINYNNVPKAIEKSTSSGGSVSQS; translated from the coding sequence ATGATCAAAATAATCATTCATATTACAAAATTTTTTATTGCAGCAATTACGGCATTATTATTTGCATCCTGCAATTTAAACATGAACAGCATTGAAGGAAGCGGCAATGTGACTACTGAAAAAAGATTCGTTCAGGGAGATTTTAAAAATATTGAAGTAAGCAATGCCATAGATTTGGTTGTTGAACAATCTGATTCGGTTTCAATTAAAGTGGAGGCCGATGATAACCTTCAAAAAGAAATTATTACTAAAGTAGAAAACGGGACTCTGGTAATTAAATGCAAGTTTTCTTCATTCCGCAATGTAACTCAGAAAAAAGTAACGGTAAGAATACCTTCGATTGAAAAAATAGAAGCATCAAGTGCCTCGACGGTTCGAAGTATAAATGTTCTTCACGGAGAGGATATTAAACTGGAAGCCTCAAGTGCGGCATCGATGAATGTAGATGTTGAATCAGACGATGTTTCCTGTAATTCAAGCAGCGGCAGTTCGATAGATATTAAAGGAAAGGCTTTAAAAGTTAAAACTTCGGCTTCGAGCGGTTCTTCAATCCAGGCCGGCGAGTTATTGGCAAATGATATTGATGCAGAAGTTTCAAGCGGTGCTGTAATACATGTTCATCCTATTTTACGTCTTAAAGCTCAGGCTAGCAGCGGAGGCAATATTAACTACAACAATGTTCCTAAGGCGATCGAAAAATCAACAAGTTCAGGAGGAAGTGTCAGCCAAAGCTAA
- a CDS encoding multicopper oxidase family protein, with translation MKLKYLTILFFAVISLNAQKVVRYDLHVRDTIVNFSGKEKRAIAVNGQIPMPTLTFTEGDIAEIYVHNELKNEDTAMHWHGLFLPNKEDGVPYLTQMPIKPGTTHKYSFPIIQNGTYWYHSHSGLQEQIGLYGLFIINKKKDDPTIRKGIDDLPTIPVILSEWSDLKPGNIQRMLHNANDWFAIKKGTTQSYAEAVKQGHFSTKVTNEWKRMNAMDVSDVYYEKFLINGKTEQQLSEFKPGSKVRLRIANGGASSYFWLTYGGGKITVAASDGNDVEPVEVDRLIIAVSETYDVIVTIPEEKKSFAFLATAEDRTGSASLYLGGGEKQTVHHLSKLKYFEGMKMMNDMMKMNGEMNDMGMNMSWNKMDMNAVMYPEISGEDQNAKPMDHSGHNMEEMKMSNDSTETAEIVTLNYGMLKAPHKTNLPKDAPVKELRFELSGNMNRYVWSLDNKVVSETDKILIKKGEIVRITLYNGSMMRHPMHLHGHDFRLLNDQGDYAPMKNVIDIMPMETDTIEFEANADGDWFFHCHILYHMMAGMGRIFSYENSAPNPLIHHPEMAYKMLKMDDRMFHFMAENDFASNGNDGEAMYSNTRWSIGTEWRLGYNDKHGYETETHIGRYIGKMQWLMPFIGFDWRYRKMGMDEQEQNIFGQKNTKDSRSVFSAGLEYTLPMLVKAQVEVYTDGNVRLQFERKDIPLSRRLRMNLMWNTDKEYMAGLKYIVARNFGITTHYDSDMGVGFGVNLNY, from the coding sequence ATGAAACTGAAATATCTCACTATACTCTTTTTTGCTGTAATATCGCTGAATGCCCAAAAAGTGGTTCGGTACGATTTACATGTACGCGATACGATTGTGAATTTTTCAGGAAAAGAAAAAAGAGCGATAGCGGTTAACGGACAAATCCCAATGCCGACACTTACTTTTACAGAAGGTGATATCGCCGAAATTTATGTTCACAACGAATTAAAAAATGAAGATACTGCCATGCACTGGCACGGATTGTTTCTTCCTAATAAAGAAGACGGTGTCCCGTATTTAACCCAAATGCCCATTAAGCCCGGAACCACGCACAAATACAGTTTCCCGATTATTCAAAACGGAACGTATTGGTACCATAGTCATTCCGGTTTACAGGAGCAGATTGGTTTGTACGGACTTTTTATCATCAACAAAAAGAAAGACGACCCAACGATTCGAAAAGGCATTGACGATCTGCCGACTATTCCGGTCATTCTGAGCGAATGGTCCGATCTTAAACCAGGGAATATTCAGCGAATGCTGCATAACGCCAATGACTGGTTTGCCATTAAAAAAGGAACAACTCAAAGTTATGCCGAAGCTGTTAAACAAGGACATTTTTCGACCAAAGTGACCAATGAGTGGAAGCGAATGAATGCGATGGATGTGAGCGATGTTTATTATGAAAAGTTTTTGATTAACGGAAAAACCGAACAGCAGTTATCCGAATTTAAGCCGGGCTCAAAAGTCCGTTTGCGAATTGCCAACGGAGGTGCTTCGAGTTATTTCTGGCTTACGTACGGCGGCGGTAAAATTACTGTTGCTGCCAGCGACGGAAACGATGTTGAACCTGTAGAAGTCGATCGTTTGATTATTGCGGTTTCTGAAACTTATGATGTTATAGTAACTATTCCCGAAGAAAAAAAATCTTTTGCTTTTCTGGCAACAGCCGAAGATCGAACCGGATCTGCTTCCTTATATTTAGGCGGAGGTGAAAAACAGACTGTTCATCATCTTTCGAAATTAAAATATTTTGAAGGTATGAAAATGATGAACGATATGATGAAAATGAATGGCGAAATGAACGATATGGGCATGAATATGTCATGGAATAAAATGGACATGAATGCCGTAATGTATCCTGAAATTTCGGGAGAAGATCAAAATGCAAAGCCAATGGATCATTCCGGTCATAATATGGAAGAAATGAAAATGAGTAATGACAGCACCGAAACGGCTGAAATTGTTACATTGAATTACGGAATGCTGAAAGCACCACATAAAACCAATCTTCCAAAAGACGCTCCCGTAAAAGAATTACGATTTGAATTATCGGGAAACATGAACCGTTATGTCTGGAGTTTAGACAATAAAGTGGTTTCTGAAACTGATAAAATCTTAATTAAAAAAGGAGAAATTGTTCGGATTACTTTATACAATGGCTCAATGATGCGCCACCCGATGCATTTGCACGGTCATGATTTCAGGCTTCTCAACGATCAGGGTGATTATGCACCAATGAAAAACGTAATCGACATTATGCCGATGGAAACCGACACTATCGAATTTGAAGCGAATGCCGATGGAGACTGGTTTTTTCACTGCCATATTTTATATCACATGATGGCCGGAATGGGACGTATTTTTAGTTATGAAAATTCAGCACCGAATCCTTTGATTCATCATCCTGAAATGGCTTATAAAATGCTGAAAATGGACGATCGTATGTTTCATTTTATGGCTGAAAATGATTTTGCATCAAACGGAAATGACGGTGAAGCGATGTACAGTAATACCAGATGGAGCATTGGAACCGAATGGAGATTAGGATACAACGACAAACATGGTTACGAAACCGAAACGCATATTGGTCGTTACATTGGCAAAATGCAGTGGCTGATGCCGTTTATTGGTTTTGACTGGCGTTATCGAAAAATGGGAATGGATGAACAGGAACAGAATATCTTCGGACAGAAAAACACCAAAGACAGTCGTTCGGTTTTTAGCGCCGGACTTGAATATACGCTTCCAATGCTAGTAAAAGCGCAGGTTGAGGTTTACACCGATGGAAATGTCCGTTTGCAATTTGAACGAAAAGATATTCCGCTTTCGAGACGTTTGCGAATGAACCTGATGTGGAATACCGATAAGGAATATATGGCGGGATTAAAATATATCGTTGCCCGAAACTTTGGTATTACCACACATTACGACAGTGATATGGGTGTTGGGTTTGGAGTGAATTTGAATTACTGA
- a CDS encoding PadR family transcriptional regulator, which yields MNIENTKAQMRKGVLEFCILSVLKEKDAYTSEILDTLKNAKLLVVEGTVYPLLTRLKNDGLLNYRWEESTSGPPRKYYGLTEIGQTFLNELSGTWTELSDAVNLITNQNQ from the coding sequence ATGAACATTGAAAACACAAAAGCACAGATGCGCAAAGGTGTTCTTGAGTTTTGCATCTTATCAGTATTAAAAGAAAAAGACGCATACACATCTGAAATATTAGACACTTTAAAAAACGCGAAATTATTAGTTGTTGAGGGAACAGTTTACCCGCTTTTAACTAGACTGAAAAACGACGGTTTGCTTAATTATCGATGGGAAGAATCAACATCAGGACCGCCAAGAAAATATTACGGATTAACCGAAATAGGACAAACATTTTTAAACGAACTCAGCGGTACCTGGACAGAATTGTCGGATGCCGTAAATCTAATCACCAATCAAAATCAATAA
- a CDS encoding PspC domain-containing protein, producing MNKTVNINLGGMFFHIDEDAYLKLTRYFDAIKRSLNNSSGQDEIIKDIEMRVSELLTEKQKSEKHVVALKDVDEVIAVMGQPEDYRIEDEENTGAPYNNYNKRSHKKLYRDKENGMVGGVATGLGHYFGIDAVWIKIVFLIFVFAGFGTGILAYFVLWIVTPEAVTTSEKLEMTGEPVTISNIEKKVREEIDSLSEKFKNADYDKMGNQVKSGAERISSSFGDFIMTVFKIFAKVLGVVLIMAGLATLVLLLIGVFTLGTNVFIDFPWQNFIEAENFTDYPIWSFGLLMLFAVGIPFFFLTLLGFKLLSPNLRSIGNFAKYTLLAVWIVAITITISILIKQATEVSYNNKVVEKRAIPITPKDTLYVKFRYNDYYAKDLEQYGEFEFVQDSAGNDLIYSTNVRLHVLRTDEASPYVQIEKSARGNSFTNAKKRAEKINFKFQINGNQLILDNHFLTEVKNKFRGQEINIYLYLPQGQLFKPDASLQDYDDSDNDFFNLHFSGNYNYKVEGSKIKCLNCPENENDHKDSYDANDDDYDNEITNDTVKEVSIKINGKEVINGKTTKSRLTTDKNGVIIKIN from the coding sequence ATGAACAAAACAGTAAATATTAACTTAGGCGGTATGTTTTTTCACATCGATGAAGATGCATATTTAAAATTGACACGCTATTTTGACGCTATAAAAAGATCTCTTAACAACTCATCAGGACAAGATGAAATTATAAAAGACATCGAAATGCGTGTTTCTGAACTTTTAACAGAAAAACAAAAAAGCGAAAAGCATGTTGTTGCACTGAAAGATGTTGACGAAGTGATTGCGGTTATGGGGCAGCCGGAAGATTACAGAATCGAAGATGAAGAAAATACCGGAGCACCGTATAATAATTACAATAAAAGAAGTCATAAAAAATTATACCGTGACAAAGAAAACGGTATGGTTGGAGGTGTGGCAACAGGTTTGGGACACTATTTTGGAATTGATGCCGTATGGATTAAAATTGTATTCTTAATCTTTGTTTTTGCCGGTTTTGGAACAGGAATCTTAGCTTATTTTGTACTTTGGATTGTAACTCCTGAGGCAGTTACAACTTCTGAAAAACTGGAAATGACAGGAGAGCCGGTTACCATTTCGAACATCGAAAAAAAAGTACGCGAGGAAATTGACTCATTATCTGAAAAATTCAAAAATGCAGATTATGACAAAATGGGAAACCAGGTAAAGTCGGGAGCTGAGAGAATAAGTAGTTCATTTGGAGACTTTATCATGACGGTTTTTAAAATCTTTGCAAAGGTTTTAGGCGTAGTTTTGATTATGGCAGGACTTGCAACTTTGGTTTTGCTGCTAATTGGAGTGTTTACTTTAGGAACGAACGTTTTTATTGATTTCCCATGGCAGAATTTTATAGAAGCTGAAAACTTTACAGATTATCCTATCTGGTCATTTGGTTTATTGATGCTTTTTGCTGTTGGAATTCCGTTTTTCTTCTTAACATTATTAGGTTTTAAACTATTATCTCCAAATTTAAGATCAATTGGTAATTTTGCTAAATACACTTTGTTAGCGGTATGGATTGTTGCGATTACTATCACAATCAGTATTCTTATTAAACAAGCAACGGAGGTATCGTATAATAATAAAGTAGTCGAAAAAAGAGCTATACCCATTACGCCAAAGGATACTTTGTATGTAAAATTCAGATACAATGATTATTACGCAAAAGATTTGGAGCAGTACGGTGAGTTTGAATTTGTTCAGGATTCAGCAGGAAACGATTTAATCTACTCTACAAATGTACGTTTACACGTTTTACGTACAGATGAAGCTTCGCCGTATGTTCAGATTGAAAAAAGCGCAAGAGGAAATTCATTTACCAATGCGAAAAAAAGAGCAGAAAAAATCAATTTTAAATTTCAGATTAACGGAAATCAGTTAATTTTGGATAATCATTTTCTCACAGAAGTGAAAAACAAATTCAGAGGTCAGGAAATTAACATATACTTATATTTACCTCAAGGACAATTGTTCAAACCAGACGCTTCTCTACAGGATTATGATGATTCTGATAATGATTTTTTCAATCTTCATTTCAGCGGTAATTACAACTACAAAGTTGAAGGTTCTAAAATTAAATGTTTAAACTGTCCTGAAAATGAAAATGATCATAAGGACAGTTATGATGCAAACGATGACGATTATGACAATGAAATCACAAACGATACCGTAAAAGAAGTTTCGATTAAAATAAATGGAAAAGAAGTTATAAACGGTAAAACAACCAAAAGCAGACTAACCACTGATAAAAACGGAGTTATAATTAAAATTAACTAA
- a CDS encoding DUF4442 domain-containing protein produces the protein MAISVSKLNKFVLFKLPSAYFCGVRVKAIDKDRCIVSVKHRWINQNPFNSMYFAVQAMAAELTTGALVISQIQESGKKISMLVANNKGNFTKKATGRITFVCNDGHLIVDAIQKTIETGEGQTFWMKSIGTNEEGVQVSEMDFEWSIRVK, from the coding sequence ATGGCAATTTCTGTATCAAAACTCAACAAATTTGTATTATTCAAATTACCATCGGCATACTTTTGCGGGGTGCGTGTAAAAGCAATTGATAAGGACAGATGCATCGTAAGTGTCAAGCATCGCTGGATAAATCAGAATCCTTTTAATTCGATGTATTTTGCAGTTCAGGCCATGGCGGCAGAATTGACCACAGGGGCATTGGTTATTTCGCAGATACAGGAAAGCGGAAAAAAGATCTCAATGCTGGTCGCTAATAACAAAGGAAACTTTACCAAAAAAGCAACGGGCCGCATTACATTTGTCTGCAACGACGGACATCTTATTGTTGATGCAATTCAAAAAACCATAGAAACAGGCGAGGGACAGACTTTCTGGATGAAATCGATAGGAACAAACGAAGAAGGCGTTCAGGTCTCTGAAATGGATTTTGAATGGAGTATTCGTGTGAAATAG
- a CDS encoding DUF4870 domain-containing protein gives MEKSSEKNTSAFTHLSILSQYVIPFGNYIFPIIIWSSYKDKSEFVNHHGKQALNFQLSLLLYTLVLALIAVPIFLTVFLQNLPIEAVFNDEDFFIRNFNLEDSIGLLSVGATAVLLFGFLKFVEFFLVIYASIKASNGELYKYPLTIPFIK, from the coding sequence ATGGAAAAATCATCAGAAAAGAATACTTCGGCATTCACACATTTAAGCATCTTAAGTCAATACGTTATTCCATTTGGAAATTACATTTTCCCAATTATTATCTGGTCGAGCTACAAAGACAAATCAGAATTTGTAAACCACCACGGAAAACAAGCTTTGAATTTTCAACTTAGTTTATTGCTTTACACATTGGTTTTAGCATTAATCGCGGTTCCAATTTTCCTGACTGTCTTTTTACAAAATCTGCCAATCGAAGCAGTTTTTAATGACGAGGATTTCTTTATCAGAAATTTTAATCTCGAAGACAGCATCGGACTTTTAAGTGTAGGTGCAACAGCAGTTTTACTTTTTGGGTTTTTAAAATTTGTTGAATTCTTTTTGGTAATCTATGCTTCTATAAAAGCTTCAAACGGAGAATTATACAAATATCCGCTAACAATTCCTTTTATTAAGTAA